A genome region from Vicia villosa cultivar HV-30 ecotype Madison, WI unplaced genomic scaffold, Vvil1.0 ctg.002488F_1_1, whole genome shotgun sequence includes the following:
- the LOC131638947 gene encoding uncharacterized protein LOC131638947, whose amino-acid sequence MSQQSNPQPPSKMFASSTHVQDTKDVPINPNVILEVTPLQMVTPDDLVAKKPRTSHARRTKETTRRPKRPNFDQTSQSSVPPSREELSKQCYSGNVVDSIQANDDMDTTVHEENVVDNDVNDAVNINDVVNMYVSMDENNKNDDVVETIGKEDVIADDDHTVVPVDVLNDEDVPSNASAEKDEGHTESGQTKEREPEKIHVNKVINLDDLSDDDLVASINSSIAKRLMRRKGKQAVDEDSLKKKVKVKPTSVGPKKSRSKVVPKKRRLESLLRMSQILMLLWMSMTSIPRRRWKFIYQKRLALERELTTNALECEEIVNIIHEAGLIKTVTQFSKCYEVFVKEFIMNLHEDCGNKKA is encoded by the exons ATGTCTCAACAGTCAAACCCTCAACCTCCCTCAAAAATGTTTGCTTCCTCTACTCATGTTCAAGACACAAAGGATGTACCCATTAACCCTAATGTGATTCTCGAGGTCACCCCTTTACAAATGGTGACTCCAGACGATCTTGTGGCAAAGAAGCCAAGGACATCGCATGCACGGAGAACCAAAGAAACAACAAGGAGACCTAAAAGGCCTAATTTTGATCAGACTTCTCAATCGTCGGTTCCTCCCTCTAGGGAAGAATTAAGTAAACAATGTTATAG TGGTAATGTTGTTGACTCTATCCAAGCAAATGATGATATGGATACGACTGttcatgaagaaaatgttgttgaTAATGATGTTAATGATGCTGTCAATATAAATGATGTTGTTAATATGTATGTGAGTATGGATGAGAATAATAAGAATGATGATGTGGTAGAGACTATTGGTAAGGAAGATGTTATTGCTGATGATGATCACACTGTGGTCCCTGTTGATGTTTTGAATGATGAAGATGTACCTAGTAATGCTTCTGCTGAGAAGGATGAGGGCCACACTGAAAGTGGTCAAACTAAAGAGAGAGAACCTGAGAAGATCCATGTTAATAAAGTAATCAACCTTGATGATCTCTCTGATGATGACTTGGTTGCTTCTATCAATTCAAGCATAGCCAAAAGGCTTATGAGGAGGAAAGGGAAGCAAGCTGTGGATGAGGACTCTTTGAAGAAAAAGGTTAAGGTTAAGCCCACTTCTGTTGGTCCCAAGAAATCACGGAGCAAAGTGGTGCCTAAGAAGAGAAGGCTAGAATCATTATTGAGAATGAGTCAGATTCTGATGTTGTTGTGGATGTCAATGACATCCATCCCAAGAAGAAG ATGGAAATTTATCTATCAGAAAAGACTGGCCTTAGAGAGGGAGCTTACAACGAATGCTCTTGAGTGTGAAGAGATTGTTAATATCATTCATGAAGCTGGGCTGATAAAAACTGTGACTCAATTCTCCAAGTGTTATGAAGTCTTTGTGAAGGAGTTCATTATGAACTTACATGAAGATTGTGGCAACAAGAAAGCTTAG